The proteins below are encoded in one region of Mycobacterium pseudokansasii:
- a CDS encoding serine/threonine-protein kinase, producing MGEAPDSRVGSMFGPYHLKRLLGRGGMGEVYEAENTVKEWPCAVKLMTAEFSKDPVFRERMKREARTAGRLQEPHVVPIHDYGEIDGQMYLEMRLIEGTDLDTLLKRFGPLTPPRAVAIISQVASALDAAHAAGVMHRDVKPPNVLVTRDDFAYLVDFGIASATTDEKLTQLGTAVGTWKYMAPERFSNDEVTYRADIYALACVLYECLTGSPPYRADSASTLVTAHLMDPVPQASAARSGIPKGLDAVIARGMAKRPEDRYASAGDFARAAHDALSDPDQDHAADILRRSQEATLPGTAFAPQPPTLAAATPPPAPQYPEPAGSGPLPQASPTGQPAWAPASGPIPAAGQAAPVPQYYQGGGWGGTPPGTPPQQPGSPAPWNQPARRKRNPWPIVAGAAALVVVLVVAAIGIWLATRPDSTPKADTTTSVPTTRPTTPSSPATTTPAGDPQSRLMSYLPSGYASGTCTPTSPKPDSVWTGATAMYNCGQNTNQGGPSRAIYGLFPTLDALKKAFNDDIAAVDLMNCPGEGPSPDGWHYDRTPNVTAGMIACGTYKNHPNVIWTNEEKLMLSDVFGDPATIDELHTWWAKYG from the coding sequence ATGGGCGAGGCGCCAGACTCGCGTGTGGGGTCGATGTTCGGCCCTTACCACCTCAAGCGGCTGCTGGGCCGTGGCGGTATGGGCGAGGTCTACGAAGCCGAGAACACCGTCAAGGAGTGGCCGTGCGCGGTCAAGCTGATGACCGCCGAGTTCAGCAAGGACCCGGTGTTTCGCGAGCGGATGAAGCGCGAGGCCCGCACCGCCGGTCGGTTGCAGGAACCCCATGTGGTGCCCATCCACGACTACGGCGAGATCGACGGGCAGATGTACCTGGAGATGCGCCTGATCGAGGGCACCGACCTGGACACCCTGCTCAAGCGTTTCGGTCCGCTGACCCCGCCGCGGGCGGTGGCCATCATCAGCCAGGTCGCCTCCGCCCTCGACGCCGCCCACGCCGCCGGGGTGATGCACCGCGACGTCAAACCGCCCAACGTCCTGGTCACCCGCGACGACTTCGCCTACCTCGTCGACTTCGGCATCGCCAGCGCCACCACCGACGAGAAGCTGACCCAATTGGGCACCGCGGTGGGCACCTGGAAATACATGGCGCCCGAACGGTTTTCCAACGACGAGGTGACCTACCGCGCCGATATCTACGCGTTGGCGTGCGTGCTGTACGAATGTTTGACCGGCTCCCCGCCTTATCGCGCCGACAGTGCGTCCACCTTGGTCACCGCGCACCTGATGGATCCGGTGCCGCAGGCCAGCGCCGCGCGCTCGGGGATACCCAAGGGGTTGGACGCCGTGATCGCGCGCGGCATGGCCAAGAGGCCTGAGGACCGCTACGCCAGCGCCGGCGATTTCGCCCGGGCCGCCCACGACGCCCTCAGCGACCCCGATCAAGACCATGCGGCCGACATCCTGCGCCGCAGCCAGGAAGCGACCCTGCCGGGCACCGCTTTTGCGCCCCAGCCGCCCACGCTTGCTGCTGCGACGCCGCCACCGGCGCCGCAGTACCCGGAGCCGGCCGGTTCGGGGCCGTTGCCACAGGCGAGCCCGACCGGGCAGCCCGCGTGGGCACCGGCGAGCGGTCCCATTCCGGCCGCCGGCCAGGCCGCCCCGGTCCCGCAGTACTACCAAGGCGGCGGCTGGGGGGGCACGCCACCGGGCACGCCACCACAACAGCCCGGGAGCCCGGCACCCTGGAATCAGCCCGCACGGCGCAAGCGCAACCCGTGGCCGATCGTGGCCGGCGCAGCCGCCCTGGTAGTCGTTCTCGTCGTCGCCGCCATCGGGATCTGGTTGGCGACCAGACCGGACTCCACCCCGAAGGCGGACACCACGACCTCCGTCCCCACCACCAGGCCGACGACCCCGAGTTCCCCGGCGACAACCACCCCGGCCGGGGACCCGCAAAGCAGGCTGATGAGTTATCTGCCGTCCGGCTACGCCAGCGGCACGTGCACACCGACCAGTCCCAAGCCGGACAGCGTTTGGACCGGAGCGACAGCCATGTACAACTGCGGGCAGAACACCAACCAGGGCGGCCCCAGCCGCGCCATTTACGGACTGTTCCCGACTCTGGACGCGCTCAAAAAGGCCTTCAACGACGACATCGCCGCGGTAGATCTGATGAACTGCCCCGGGGAAGGACCGTCGCCGGACGGCTGGCATTACGACAGGACACCGAACGTGACCGCCGGCATGATCGCTTGTGGCACCTATAAGAACCACCCGAACGTGATCTGGACCAACGAGGAAAAACTGATGCTCAGCGACGTCTTCGGCGATCCGGCCACCATCGACGAACTGCACACGTGGTGGGCGAAGTACGGCTGA
- a CDS encoding DUF4189 domain-containing protein: MTMMVPHRRRFAVTVARLTVVIVTIAAIATTAATVVPAPAARATDSYGAIAYSSNGSWGRSWAYPTKAAAEATAVKSCGYSDCKVLTSFTACGAVAAKDRDYKGGTGPTLSAAMKDALSKLDGGYIDTWACN; the protein is encoded by the coding sequence ATGACGATGATGGTTCCCCATCGGCGCCGGTTCGCCGTGACGGTCGCCCGGCTGACGGTTGTCATCGTGACCATCGCGGCCATCGCAACAACGGCGGCGACCGTGGTGCCGGCGCCCGCGGCACGCGCCACCGATTCCTACGGTGCGATCGCCTATTCCAGCAACGGGTCGTGGGGCCGGTCGTGGGCCTACCCCACCAAGGCGGCTGCCGAAGCCACAGCGGTCAAATCGTGCGGCTATTCCGATTGCAAGGTGCTCACCTCGTTCACCGCCTGCGGTGCCGTCGCCGCCAAAGACCGCGACTACAAGGGCGGCACGGGCCCGACCCTCAGCGCCGCCATGAAAGACGCGCTGAGCAAACTCGACGGCGGCTACATCGACACGTGGGCCTGCAACTGA
- a CDS encoding ABC transporter ATP-binding protein: MAMNQRPRGAAPAPTMRSQDFWGSAARLVKRLAPQRRLSLAVITLGITGTAISVVVPRILGHATDLLFNGVIGRRLPAGITKAQAVAAARARGDNAFADLLSGMNVVPGQGVDLGAVGRTLALALALYLVASLLIWAQARLLNVAVQRTITTLRSDVEDKVHRLPLSYFDGRQRGELLSRVTNDIDNVQSSLSMTISQLVTSMLTVLGALFMMAWISPLLALITVLTVPLSLLVTRAITRRSQGLFVAHWTSTGRLNAHIEETYSGFTVVKTFGHQAAAREEFRKLNDDVYQASFGAQFLSGLVGPATTFIGNLGYVAVAVVGGLQVATGHITLGSIQAFIQYVRQFNTPVSQVAGMYNTLQSGVASAERVFELLDEAEESPEPAPTSAIRGPKPVRGPSRPGRVEFEHVSFAYHPGHPVIRDVSLVAEPGSTVAIVGPTGAGKTTLVNLLMRFYEVDSGRILIDGVDIAAMSRQALRSRIGMVLQDTWLFDGTIAENIAYGRPDAAPHEITEAAKAAHVDRFVRSLPAGYQTRISGDGSNISAGEKQLITIARAFLARPQLLILDEATSSVDTRTELLIAQAMCELRRDRTSFIIAHRLSTIRDADRIMVVQDGRIVEQGNRAELLARRGAYYAMTQA, encoded by the coding sequence ATGGCTATGAACCAGCGGCCACGCGGTGCGGCGCCGGCCCCCACCATGCGGTCGCAGGACTTCTGGGGTTCGGCGGCGCGCCTGGTGAAACGGCTGGCGCCGCAACGCCGGCTCAGCCTTGCGGTGATCACGCTGGGTATCACCGGTACGGCGATCAGCGTGGTCGTTCCGCGAATCCTGGGCCATGCCACCGACCTGTTGTTCAACGGCGTGATCGGGCGACGGCTGCCGGCCGGCATCACCAAGGCGCAGGCCGTCGCGGCGGCCCGGGCCCGCGGTGACAACGCGTTCGCCGACCTGCTGTCGGGGATGAATGTGGTGCCGGGCCAGGGGGTGGACCTCGGCGCGGTGGGACGCACCCTGGCGCTGGCACTGGCACTGTATTTAGTTGCTTCGCTGTTGATTTGGGCTCAGGCCCGGCTGCTCAACGTGGCCGTGCAGCGGACCATAACGACGTTGCGGTCCGATGTCGAGGACAAGGTGCACCGGCTGCCGTTGTCCTACTTCGACGGACGTCAGCGCGGCGAGCTGTTGAGCCGGGTCACCAACGACATCGACAACGTCCAGTCGTCGCTGTCGATGACGATCAGCCAGCTGGTGACGTCCATGCTGACGGTGCTGGGCGCGCTCTTCATGATGGCGTGGATCTCGCCGCTGCTGGCGCTGATCACGGTGCTGACCGTGCCGTTGTCGCTGCTGGTGACGCGGGCGATCACGCGACGTTCGCAAGGACTGTTCGTTGCGCATTGGACCAGCACCGGGCGCCTCAACGCCCACATCGAAGAGACATACAGCGGCTTCACGGTGGTCAAGACCTTCGGCCACCAGGCCGCCGCGCGAGAAGAATTCCGCAAGCTCAACGACGACGTCTACCAGGCCAGCTTCGGCGCGCAGTTCTTGTCCGGTCTGGTCGGGCCGGCGACGACGTTCATCGGCAACCTCGGTTACGTCGCCGTCGCCGTGGTGGGTGGCCTGCAGGTGGCCACCGGACACATCACGCTGGGCAGTATCCAGGCCTTCATTCAATATGTCCGCCAATTCAACACGCCGGTGAGCCAGGTGGCCGGGATGTACAACACCCTGCAATCGGGGGTGGCCAGCGCCGAGCGGGTGTTCGAGCTGCTCGACGAGGCCGAAGAATCGCCGGAGCCGGCGCCGACGTCAGCTATCCGGGGCCCGAAGCCGGTCCGGGGCCCGAGCCGGCCCGGCCGCGTCGAGTTCGAACACGTGAGCTTCGCCTACCACCCCGGTCACCCGGTGATCAGGGACGTGTCGCTGGTGGCCGAACCGGGTAGCACGGTGGCGATCGTCGGACCGACCGGCGCGGGCAAGACCACGCTGGTGAACCTGCTGATGCGGTTCTACGAGGTCGATTCCGGCCGGATCCTGATCGACGGCGTGGACATCGCCGCGATGAGCCGGCAAGCACTGCGGTCACGGATCGGCATGGTGCTGCAAGACACCTGGCTGTTCGACGGGACGATTGCCGAAAACATCGCCTACGGGCGGCCGGACGCCGCGCCCCACGAGATAACCGAAGCCGCCAAGGCGGCGCATGTCGACCGTTTCGTGCGTAGCCTGCCGGCCGGCTATCAGACCCGGATCAGCGGCGATGGAAGCAACATCAGCGCCGGTGAGAAGCAGCTGATCACCATCGCCCGTGCGTTTCTTGCCCGCCCCCAGCTGCTGATCCTGGACGAGGCCACCAGCTCGGTCGATACCCGCACCGAACTCCTCATCGCCCAAGCGATGTGCGAACTACGCCGAGACAGAACGAGTTTCATCATCGCTCACCGACTTTCGACGATTCGCGATGCCGACCGCATCATGGTCGTACAAGACGGACGGATCGTCGAACAAGGCAACCGCGCCGAACTGCTGGCCCGGCGCGGCGCCTACTACGCGATGACCCAGGCCTAA
- a CDS encoding C39 family peptidase gives MKTVNISIVAKAAVAAALAAGLSLGLASQADASVGGTMFGDPTAAAKYWRHQNYDDCAIMSSADVIGQITGKLPSERAIIKVAQSTPSTSHPGSIYIKPTDKNDPNSGMGTNPEDLPTLLAHYGVHGLNTDSDTAAQTGLATGMDALEQYLGSGHAVIVGVNAEMIWNQPIENKGSDGQPRADHAAVVTGVDTANGVVHLNDSGNPDGRDEQIPLETFVKAWATSHDFMTVTQETHK, from the coding sequence ATGAAGACCGTCAACATCTCCATCGTCGCCAAGGCAGCCGTCGCCGCCGCACTCGCCGCCGGCCTGTCACTGGGCTTGGCCAGCCAGGCCGACGCATCCGTCGGCGGCACCATGTTCGGCGACCCGACCGCGGCCGCCAAGTACTGGCGTCACCAGAACTACGACGACTGCGCGATCATGTCGAGCGCCGACGTGATCGGTCAGATCACGGGCAAGCTGCCTTCAGAGCGGGCCATCATCAAAGTGGCCCAGTCGACGCCCAGCACCAGCCACCCCGGCTCGATCTACATCAAGCCGACCGACAAGAACGACCCGAACTCGGGCATGGGCACCAACCCGGAGGACCTGCCGACGCTGCTGGCGCACTACGGAGTCCACGGCCTCAACACCGACTCGGACACCGCCGCACAGACCGGTCTCGCCACCGGCATGGACGCGCTCGAGCAGTACCTGGGCAGCGGTCACGCGGTGATCGTCGGGGTCAACGCCGAGATGATCTGGAACCAGCCGATCGAGAACAAGGGCAGCGACGGCCAGCCGCGGGCCGACCACGCAGCGGTGGTCACCGGCGTCGACACCGCCAACGGCGTGGTGCACCTCAACGACAGCGGCAATCCGGACGGTCGCGACGAGCAGATCCCCCTCGAGACGTTCGTCAAGGCGTGGGCCACCAGTCACGACTTCATGACCGTCACCCAGGAAACACACAAGTAG
- a CDS encoding LppX_LprAFG lipoprotein has product MKLARRSVVAAAATGLAVALTISGCGHPDTSAKSSSATATATSGEAARLLKQATDVMRKVTGVHLSLAVQGDVPNLRVTKLDGDVSTTPQTVATGSATMLVGKDTQDVKFVYVDGHLYSDLGQPGMYTDFGNGASIYNVSVLLDPDKGLANVLANLMDASVAGSQQVNGVATTKITGKSRADDIATLAGSRLTTEDVSTVPTTVWTASDGSSHLVQIQIVPAPNTSVTLTMSDWGKQVTATKPV; this is encoded by the coding sequence ATGAAGCTTGCGCGTCGAAGCGTTGTCGCCGCCGCGGCCACCGGACTCGCCGTCGCCCTGACGATCAGCGGCTGCGGGCATCCGGATACCAGCGCCAAATCGTCAAGCGCTACGGCAACCGCCACCAGCGGGGAGGCGGCAAGGTTGCTCAAACAGGCCACCGACGTGATGCGCAAGGTCACCGGCGTGCACCTCAGCCTTGCCGTGCAGGGTGACGTGCCGAACCTGCGGGTGACAAAGCTCGACGGCGATGTATCCACCACACCGCAGACCGTCGCCACCGGAAGCGCGACGATGCTCGTCGGCAAGGACACCCAGGACGTCAAATTCGTCTATGTCGACGGTCACCTCTACTCCGACCTCGGCCAGCCCGGCATGTACACCGACTTCGGCAACGGCGCCTCGATCTACAACGTGTCGGTGCTGCTGGACCCCGACAAGGGCTTGGCCAACGTGCTGGCCAACCTCATGGATGCGTCGGTGGCCGGCTCCCAGCAGGTGAACGGCGTGGCCACCACCAAGATCACCGGGAAATCGAGGGCCGATGACATCGCGACGCTGGCCGGCTCACGGTTGACCACCGAGGACGTCTCCACGGTGCCCACCACCGTGTGGACCGCTTCGGACGGGTCCTCACACCTCGTGCAAATCCAGATCGTCCCGGCCCCGAACACCTCGGTGACACTGACAATGTCCGACTGGGGCAAACAGGTCACCGCTACCAAACCGGTCTAG
- a CDS encoding C39 family peptidase, whose protein sequence is MKISTIAKTAIAATFAGALALGLAVPADAAMGTMYGDPAAAAKWWRYQKYDDCVIMSSADVIGQITGKEPSERAIVKVAQSTPSTVHPGSIYIKPADPSNPNSGMGTSMWDVPALLAHYGVDAKVTDTDDAPQTGIPTGMEALEQYLGGGHKVIVSLNAEMIWGQPIENKDSDGNPRSDHAVVVTGVDTANGIVHLNDSGTKQGRDEQVPMETFIKAWATSHDFMVVTTGT, encoded by the coding sequence ATGAAGATCTCCACCATCGCCAAGACCGCCATCGCCGCCACCTTCGCGGGCGCGCTGGCACTGGGACTGGCTGTCCCGGCCGATGCGGCGATGGGCACGATGTACGGCGACCCCGCGGCGGCCGCCAAGTGGTGGCGCTACCAGAAATACGACGACTGCGTCATCATGTCCAGCGCCGACGTGATCGGTCAGATCACCGGCAAGGAACCTTCGGAGAGGGCGATCGTCAAGGTAGCCCAGTCGACACCCAGCACCGTCCACCCCGGCTCGATCTACATCAAACCCGCCGACCCTTCGAACCCGAATTCCGGCATGGGCACCAGCATGTGGGACGTGCCGGCCCTGCTGGCGCACTACGGCGTCGACGCCAAGGTCACCGACACCGACGACGCCCCGCAAACCGGCATCCCGACGGGCATGGAAGCGCTCGAGCAGTACCTGGGAGGCGGCCACAAGGTCATCGTCAGCCTCAACGCCGAAATGATCTGGGGTCAGCCGATCGAAAACAAAGACAGCGACGGCAATCCGCGCTCCGACCACGCGGTGGTGGTCACCGGAGTCGACACCGCCAACGGCATCGTGCACCTCAACGACAGCGGTACCAAGCAAGGCCGCGACGAGCAGGTCCCGATGGAAACCTTCATCAAGGCATGGGCCACCAGCCACGACTTCATGGTCGTCACCACCGGCACCTGA
- the embR gene encoding ATPase/transcriptional regulator EmbR (Phosphorylation of EmbR by cognate serine/threonine kinase PknH leads to increased DNA-binding activity, increased expression of embCAB genes, and reduced senstivity to ethambutol.), with product MAGNAMTGKRLEFGLLGPLEMSIDNALVPTGTPKQRAVLAMLVINRNRPVGVDALITALWEEWPPSGARASIHSYVSNLRKLLSGAGVDPRAILAAAPPGYRLSIPENSCDLGRFIAEKAAGVHAAAAGKFEQASRHLAAALREWRGPVLDDLRDFQFVDAFATALVEDKILAHTAKAEAEIACGRAAEVITELEALTVEHPYREPLWAQLITAYYLTDRQSDALGAYRRVKTTLAEDLGIDPGPTLRGLNERILRQEPLDAKMNAKSTAVGTVTVLDQRTMVTGQQAVACLHDIATGHDHPLRTAATRIGRLSDNDIVLDSAKVSRHHAVIIDTGTNYIINDLRSSNGVHVGHQRIRGAATLNDGDHIRICDHEFTFQIAVRRNR from the coding sequence ATGGCTGGTAACGCGATGACGGGCAAACGTCTCGAATTCGGGCTGCTGGGACCGCTGGAGATGAGCATCGACAACGCCCTGGTACCGACCGGCACCCCAAAACAGCGGGCGGTGCTGGCCATGCTGGTGATCAACCGCAACCGACCAGTCGGGGTCGACGCGCTGATCACCGCCCTCTGGGAGGAATGGCCTCCCTCCGGAGCCCGGGCCAGCATTCATTCCTACGTGTCCAACCTGCGCAAGCTGCTCAGCGGCGCCGGGGTCGACCCCCGGGCGATATTGGCCGCAGCACCCCCGGGCTACCGGCTCAGCATCCCGGAAAACAGCTGCGATCTAGGGCGATTCATCGCGGAGAAAGCCGCTGGAGTACACGCGGCCGCTGCCGGCAAATTCGAACAGGCCAGCCGGCATTTGGCTGCGGCACTGCGGGAATGGCGTGGGCCCGTGCTCGACGACCTGCGCGACTTCCAGTTCGTCGACGCGTTCGCCACCGCGCTCGTGGAGGACAAGATTCTCGCCCACACCGCCAAAGCGGAAGCCGAGATCGCTTGCGGCCGCGCCGCTGAGGTGATCACCGAACTGGAGGCGCTCACCGTCGAACACCCGTATCGCGAACCACTGTGGGCGCAGCTGATCACCGCCTACTACCTCACCGATCGGCAATCCGACGCGCTGGGCGCCTATCGGCGGGTAAAGACAACCCTGGCCGAGGATCTCGGCATCGACCCCGGCCCGACTCTGCGCGGTCTCAACGAACGCATCCTGCGCCAGGAACCGTTGGACGCCAAGATGAACGCGAAGTCCACCGCCGTCGGCACCGTCACCGTGCTCGACCAACGGACCATGGTGACCGGACAGCAGGCCGTCGCCTGCCTGCACGACATCGCCACCGGGCACGACCACCCTCTTCGCACCGCGGCAACCCGTATCGGCCGTCTCAGTGACAACGACATCGTGCTCGACAGCGCAAAGGTCAGCCGCCATCACGCGGTCATCATCGATACCGGGACCAACTACATCATCAACGACCTCCGGTCATCCAACGGCGTGCACGTAGGGCACCAGCGGATCCGCGGCGCCGCCACGCTCAACGATGGCGATCACATCCGTATCTGCGACCACGAATTCACCTTTCAGATCGCTGTCCGGCGTAATCGCTAG
- a CDS encoding DUF732 domain-containing protein, which yields MFSARLTAVLATAVGGAAVGLAVATAGVASATTAADAAFISQMESVGVTFSSPQAAVEGGHQVCTELAAGETGAQIAKEILSQTNLTSKQAAYYVVYATKYYCPQYASQLT from the coding sequence ATGTTCTCAGCACGCCTCACCGCAGTCCTGGCCACCGCCGTCGGCGGCGCCGCCGTCGGGCTTGCCGTCGCCACCGCCGGCGTCGCCTCGGCCACCACCGCAGCTGACGCTGCATTCATCTCGCAGATGGAGTCGGTTGGCGTTACGTTCAGCTCACCTCAGGCGGCGGTCGAAGGGGGCCACCAGGTCTGCACCGAATTGGCGGCCGGCGAAACCGGAGCCCAGATTGCGAAGGAAATCCTCAGCCAGACCAACCTGACCTCCAAGCAGGCCGCGTACTACGTCGTCTACGCAACCAAGTACTACTGCCCGCAGTACGCCAGCCAGCTCACCTGA